One genomic segment of Dioscorea cayenensis subsp. rotundata cultivar TDr96_F1 unplaced genomic scaffold, TDr96_F1_v2_PseudoChromosome.rev07_lg8_w22 25.fasta BLBR01001023.1, whole genome shotgun sequence includes these proteins:
- the LOC120255484 gene encoding protein NPG1-like → MASDAEVENGREVSANGLSMKTSDVEAKLDQGNIAEAESVLREGLSLNSEEARALLGRLEYQRGNIEAALRVFEGIDLQAALQRLQPTLSEKTPSRRRRSRTESIHSVSHSSVTLVLEAQYLKSLSLQKLGKANEAAQECVGVLDAVEKIFQNGIPDTLVDSKLRETVNKVAEILPELWKQTGKYQEVLAAYRRALLGPWNLDCDFQARIQKRFALFLLFSGVEYDPPKLAAQVEGSYVPKNNLEEAILLLMILMRKSLVDKSQWDPSVMELLTFALSIGGQTSMLGRQFEELSPGMYPRYDRWNNMALCYTGAGQKTAALSLLRKSLSKHENPDDILALLLASKICSEDQSLASEGIEYARRALANAQVSEKHLKGAGLRFLGICLGKQAKVVSSDQERSHFQSEALEVLNEAISIECDNPDLLFDLGLQYAENGNLNGALRCSKQFIDATGGSVLKGWRLLVLVLSAQQRYSEAEVILDAALDETAKLEQGPLLRLKAKLKVARSLPMDAVDTYRLLFALIQAQKKSGNTGNIPQVEDEKVSEYEVWKGLANLYSSLSHWRDVEICLEKAKALQPNSAALLHMEGIMHEARGDTSQALSTFSDAVLVDPSHVPSKVSMGVLLWRTGSKSLSAARAFLSDALRLERTNRLAWYYLGMVHKDEGRLLDATDCFQAASMLEESDPIESFSSIS, encoded by the exons ATGGCGAGCGATGCGGAGGTGGAGAATGGGCGTGAAGTCTCCGCCAATGGCCTCTCCATGAAGACATCTGACGTTGAGGCCAAGCTGGATCAGGGAAACATTGCAGAGGCTGAGTCTGTGCTCCGAGAGGGCCTTTCTCTCAATTCCGAG GAAGCAAGAGCCCTTCTAGGAAGGTTGGAATACCAGAGAGGAAACATAGAAGCCGCTCTTCGGGTATTTGAAGGCATAGACCTACAAGCAGCCTTACAACGTTTGCAGCCAACTTTATCTGAAAAGACTCCTTCCAGGAGGAGGCGCTCACGCACTGAATCAATTCATTCGGTCTCTCATAGTTCTGTTACTCTTGTTCTTGAAGCACAATACTTGAAGTCATTGTCGCTTCAGAAACTTGGCAAAGCCAATG AGGCTGCCCAAGAGTGTGTTGGTGTTCTTGATGCTGTGGAAAAGATATTCCAGAATGGCATACCGGATACACTGGTGGACAGTAAGTTACGAGAAACAGTTAATAAAGTTGCAGAGATTCTTCCAGAACTCTGGAAGCAAACCGGTAAATATCAGGAAGTGTTGGCTGCTTACAGGCGTGCTCTTCTTGGTCCATGGAACCTTGATTGTGATTTTCAGGCTAGGATACAAAAAAGATTtgcattgtttttgttatttagtGGTGTTGAATACGATCCACCGAAACTGGCTGCACAAGTCGAAGGCTCATATGTGCCAAAGAACAATTTGGAAGAGGCTATTCTGCTTTTGATGATATTGATGAGGAAGTCACTTGTTGACAAATCCCAATGGGACCCTTCGGTGATGGAACTCCTGACTTTTGCACTCTCTATAGGTGGCCAAACATCTATGTTAGGTCGACAGTTTGAAGAACTTTCGCCAGGAATGTACCCGCGTTATGATCGATGGAACAATATGGCACTTTGCTACACTGGAGCAGGACAGAAAACTGCTGCATTGAGTTTATTGAGGAAGTCTTTGAGCAAGCATGAAAATCCTGATGATATTCTTGCGTTGTTATTGGCTTCCAAAATTTGCAGCGAGGATCAGTCTCTTGCTTCTGAGGGAATAGAATATGCTCGCAGGGCTTTAGCAAATGCGCAAGTGTCTGAAAAACATCTGAAGGGTGCAGGCCTCCGTTTCTTAGGCATTTGTTTGGGAAAGCAAGCTAAAGTTGTTTCATCTGATCAGGAAAGATCTCATTTTCAGTCTGAAGCTTTGGAGGTACTAAATGAGGCAATTTCTATTGAGTGTGACAACCCGGATTTGCTGTTTGACTTAGGTCTCCAATATGCTGAGAATGGCAACTTAAATGGTGCCCTTAGATGTTCAAAGCAATTCATCGATGCAACAGGTGGATCGGTGCTAAAAGGTTGGAGATTGCTTGTTTTGGTGTTGTCAGCTCAGCAGCGGTATTCAGAGGCCGAGGTTATTCTTGATGCTGCGTTAGATGAGACTGCAAAGTTGGAACAAGGGCCATTACTAAGACTAAAGGCAAAACTGAAAGTAGCTCGATCTTTACCCATGGATGCAGTGGACACATATCGACTCTTGTTTGCTCTCATTCAAGCTCAAAAGAAGTCTGGAAATACCGGCAATATTCCTCAG GTCGAGGATGAGAAGGTCAGTGAGTACGAAGTCTGGAAAGGTCTTGCAAATTTATATTCTAGCCTTTCCCATTGGCGAGACGTCGAAATATGTCTGGAGAAGGCCAAGGCCTTGCAGCCGAATTCTGCTGCTCTACTCCACATGGAAG GAATAATGCATGAAGCTCGCGGTGATACCTCGCAAGCTTTGTCTACTTTTAGTGACGCGGTCTTAGTTGACCCCAGTCACGTGCCGTCGAAGGTATCGATGGGTGTTTTGCTATGGAGAACGGGTTCGAAATCTCTCTCTGCTGCCAGAGCATTTCTTTCTGATGCTTTGAGGCTCGAAAGAACCAATCGTCTCGCTTGGTATTATCTCGGAATGGTTCATAAAGACGAAGGGAGGCTATTGGACGCCACCGACTGTTTCCAAGCAGCATCCATGTTAGAAGAATCAGATCCAATAGAATCCTTCAGCTCAATTTCATGA
- the LOC120255481 gene encoding probable galactinol--sucrose galactosyltransferase 6, with protein MFSPVAVSPSSLNTPLSFPFYPFFSRSAPPLSKTRVFPRFPRSTAIQASIFEPLFVEESKGGRGDEMTISSSVRISDGKLVVHGRTILAGVSDCVVSSSAVVSGPVDGVFLGAHFAEARSSHVVSLGTLRDVRFMASFRFKLWWMAQRMGDRGRDVPLETQFLLLESKDEDEIVYLVFLPLVEGHFRACLQGNAMDELELFMESGDAGTLSVACSHAVFVGAAVSDPFAAISGAVNAVKSHLKTFRQRPEKRLPGIVDYFGWCTWDAFYQEVTQEGVEAGLQSLTSGGAPPKFVIIDDGWQSVAGDKGKDGLQRLTGIRENSKFRSKEDPVSGIKSIVSIAKEKYGLKYVYVWHAITGYWGGVRPGEGMDEYGSKMQYPKMSPRMVENEPGLVEDVLTVQGLGLVNPKRVYKFYNDLHSYLALAGVDGVKVDVQCVLETLGTGLGGRVELTRKFHQALDASVAKNFPDNGCIACMSHNTDALYCSKQTDVVRASDDFYPRDPVSHTIHIASVAYNSVFLGEFMLPDWDMFHSLHPAAEYHASARAISGGPIYVSDAPGKHNFDLLRKLVLPDGSILRARLPGRPTQDCLFTDPARDGVSLLKIWNMNKYTGVLGVYNCQGAAWSATEKKNVFHHTGEDALSCAIKGNDVHLISDAALDDDWNGDCVMYQHSEGELVVLPQNAAMPMSLKVLKHAIFTVAPIKVLAPGYKFAPLGLLDMYNAGGAIEGLSYQVLGGANISELDGTVVSEFNEASPQMPENKSSEAVALVCMEVKGCGRFGAYSSAKPTKCSVGLASVDFSFDSSSGLVSLQLANMPEGDWKIHKVVIEL; from the exons ATGTTTTCCCCTGTTGCCGTTTCCCCTTCTTCCTTAAATACCCCCCTTTCATTCCCGTTCTACCCCTTCTTTTCCCGTTCTGCACCTCCTCTTTCCAAGACCCGAGTTTTCCCTCGGTTTCCCAGGTCTACTGCCATCCAAGCTTCCATCTTTGAGCCTTTGTTCGTTGAGGAATCGAAGGGAGGAAGGGGAGACGAGATGACGATCTCTTCTTCGGTGAGGATTTCGGATGGGAAACTTGTCGTGCATGGCCGCACGATTCTCGCCGGAGTCTCTGATTGTGTTGTTTCTAGCTCTGCTGTTGTTTCTGGACCTGTTGATGGTGTGTTCCTCGGCGCGCATTTCGCTGAGGCTCGCTCTAGTCATGTGGTTTCTCTTGGGACTCTCAG GGATGTGAGGTTCATGGCGAGCTTTAGGTTCAAGCTATGGTGGATGGCTCAGAGAATGGGGGATAGAGGGCGAGATGTGCCTCTTGAGACCCAGTTTCTCTTGTTAGAATCCAAGGATGAGGATGagattgtgtatttggtgttcttgccCCTTGTTGAGGGTCATTTCCGGGCTTGTTTGCAGGGTAATGCCATGGATGAGCTTGAACTTTTCATGGAGAGTGGTGATGCTGGAACACTGTCCGTTGCGTGCTCCCATGCTGTCTTTGTTGGTGCTGCTGTTTCTGATCCTTTTGCAGCTATCTCTGGTGCTGTCAACGCTGTTAAGAGTCATCTCAAGACGTTCCGGCAGCGGCCTGAGAAGAGACTTCCCGGCATTGTCGATTATTTTGGATGGTGCACTTGGGATGCATTCTATCAAGAAGTTACTCAGGAAGGTGTTGAGGCTGGTCTTCAAAGCTTAACTTCAGGTGGTGCACCGCCAAAATTTGTGATCATTGATGATGGCTGGCAGTCTGTGGCAGGTGATAAGGGAAAGGATGGACTCCAAAGGCTCACTGGTATAAGAGAGAATAGCAAGTTTCGGAGCAAGGAAGATCCAGTATCAGGGATCAAGAGTATTGTTTCGATAGCGAAGGAAAAGTATGGGCTCAAGTATGTATATGTTTGGCATGCAATCACTGGTTATTGGGGAGGTGTTCGGCCTGGTGAGGGGATGGATGAGTATGGATCGAAAATGCAGTACCCAAAGATGTCCCCCAGAATGGTGGAGAATGAGCCAGGACTGGTTGAAGATGTTTTGACAGTGCAGGGGCTTGGGTTGGTGAATCCAAAGAGAGTTTACAAGTTCTATAATGATTTGCATAGTTACTTGGCATTGGCTGGGGTTGATGGTGTCAAGGTGGATGTACAGTGTGTCTTGGAGACACTCGGGACTGGACTTGGTGGAAGGGTTGAGCTCACGAGGAAGTTCCATCAAGCTCTTGATGCTTCAGTGGCCAAGAATTTCCCTGACAATGGTTGCATTGCTTGCATGAGCCATAACACTGATGCTCTCTATTG TTCAAAGCAAACAGATGTAGTCAGAGCATCAGATGATTTCTATCCTAGAGACCCTGTGTCCCATACAATCCACATTGCATCGGTAGCTTATAATAGTGTCTTCCTAGGAGAGTTTATGCTTCCAGATTGGGATATGTTCCATTCTCTTCATCCTGCTGCAGAATATCATGCTTCTGCAAGAGCAATCAGCGGTGGACCTATATATGTCAG TGATGCTCCCGGGAAGCATAACTTTGACTTGTTGAGGAAGTTGGTCTTGCCTGATGGCTCCATTCTTCGTGCCCGCTTGCCCGGTCGCCCTACTCAGGACTGTCTCTTTACTGACCCTGCCCGGGATGGTGTTAG tttGCTCAAGATATGGAACATGAACAAGTACACTGGTGTTCTTGGCGTGTACAATTGCCAAGGAGCCGCATGGAGTGCCACAGAGAAGAAGAACGTGTTTCACCACACCGGCGAAGATGCTCTCTCTTGTGCTATCAAAGGAAACGATGTCCATCTCATCTCAGATGCTGCTCTAGATGATGATTGGAATGGTGACTGTGTCATGTATCAACACAGCGAAGGCGAATTGGTTGTCCTTCCTCAAAATGCAGCCATGCCCATGTCTTTGAAGGTCTTGAAGCATGCAATCTTCACTGTCGCACCCATCAAG GTTTTGGCACCTGGATATAAATTTGCGCCATTGGGTCTGTTAGATATGTACAACGCAGGAGGAGCAATTGAAGGTCTCTCGTACCAAGTTCTCGGTGGTGCTAATATATCTGAACTCGACGGGACAGTTGTAAGTGAGTTCAATGAAGCATCTCCACAAATGCCAGAGAATAAGAGCTCAGAAGCTGTCGCTCTTGTTTGCATGGAAGTGAAGGGATGTGGGAGATTTGGAGCTTACTCTTCGGCGAAGCCGACCAAGTGTTCAGTTGGCTTGGCAAGTGTTGATTTCTCATTTGATTCTTCATCTGGATTGGTCTCTCTTCAATTGGCAAACATGCCGGAGGGTGATTGGAAAATTCACAAAGTGGTTATCGAATTGTAA